A single window of Lynx canadensis isolate LIC74 chromosome C2, mLynCan4.pri.v2, whole genome shotgun sequence DNA harbors:
- the ARL14 gene encoding ADP-ribosylation factor-like protein 14: MGLLSSKNPQTKQAQILLLGLDSAGKSTLLYKLKLAKDITTIPTIGFNVEMIELEKSLSLTVWDIGGQEKMRTVWEHYCENTDGLMYVVDSTDKQRLEDSRRELKHILKNEHIKNVPIVLLANKQDVPGALSAEDITRMFRVKKLCSDRSWYVQPCCAISGDGLMEGFRKLTGFVKSHMKSRGDTLAFFKQN, translated from the coding sequence ATGGGTCTACTGAGTTCtaaaaacccacaaaccaagcAAGCCCAgattcttcttctgggacttgaCTCAGCTGGGAAGTCTACCCTCCTTTACAAATTGAAGCTTGCTAAGGATATCACGACCATCCCAACAATAGGTTTCAACGTGGAGATGATCGAGTTGGAAAAGAGTCTTTCACTCACGGTCTGGGATATTGGAGGACAGGAGAAAATGAGAACCGTGTGGGAGCACTACTGTGAGAACACCGATGGGCTTATGTATGTTGTGGATAGTACAGACAAACAGCGGCTGGAAGACTCCAGGAGAGAGCTGAAGCACATTTTGAAGAATGAGCACATTAAAAATGTGCCTATTGTCCTATTAGCCAACAAACAAGATGTGCCTGGAGCTCTGTCTGCTGAGGACATCACTAGAATGTTCAGAGTGAAGAAGCTGTGCAGTGACAGGAGCTGGTATGTGCAGCCCTGCTGTGCCATCAGTGGGGACGGGCTGATGGAGGGGTTCAGGAAACTGACCGGATTTGTGAAAAGCCACATGAAATCAAGAGGAGACACCTTGGCATTCTTCAAGCAGAACTGA